In one Terriglobia bacterium genomic region, the following are encoded:
- the dinB gene encoding DNA polymerase IV, with amino-acid sequence MTQLARLRGLQTEAALPAEAAILHVDMDAFFVSVELLERPELRGKPVVVGGRPDARGVVSAASYEARKFGIHSALPLRTAARLCPHAVFLDGDHAKYGLWSDRVAAILAKFSPVVEMASIDEAYLDLAGTQRLHGPPLAAAHKLLTEITRTTHLPCSGGLAATRLVAKVASDQAKPRGLLWVPAGSEERFLAPLPVRKIPGIGEVTERALRALSIETVAQLAALPQEKLEKVFGQWGTALHRKARGGDAYEFVIDAEPKSISQNHTFGEDTGDAQALEGMLSHLSQKACKRLREAGLDARTLTLTIRYAGFETHTRSRTLPAAARLDAGIFRVFLELFRANWDRRRKIRLLGVSLSGLEHGVQQLNLLDTEGQEKLEKLTRAADRLRDRFGFGSVRFGGSLPRDGS; translated from the coding sequence ATGACCCAACTCGCCCGACTCCGCGGATTACAGACCGAAGCGGCGCTCCCCGCCGAAGCCGCCATCCTGCACGTGGACATGGACGCCTTTTTCGTCTCCGTCGAATTGCTCGAGCGCCCCGAGCTGCGCGGCAAGCCGGTGGTGGTGGGCGGCCGGCCCGACGCCCGCGGCGTGGTCTCCGCGGCCAGTTACGAGGCCCGCAAATTCGGCATTCACTCCGCGCTGCCGCTGCGCACCGCCGCGCGGCTCTGCCCCCACGCCGTCTTTCTCGACGGCGACCACGCCAAGTACGGACTGTGGAGCGACCGCGTGGCCGCCATCCTCGCGAAATTTTCTCCGGTCGTCGAGATGGCCTCGATCGACGAAGCCTATCTGGACCTCGCCGGAACGCAGCGCCTGCACGGCCCGCCGCTGGCCGCCGCGCACAAGCTGCTCACCGAAATCACGCGCACCACCCATCTGCCGTGCTCCGGCGGACTGGCCGCGACGCGCCTGGTGGCGAAAGTCGCCTCCGACCAGGCCAAGCCCCGCGGTCTGCTGTGGGTCCCGGCGGGCAGCGAAGAGCGCTTCCTGGCGCCGCTGCCGGTGCGCAAGATTCCCGGAATCGGCGAAGTCACCGAGCGCGCCCTGCGCGCCCTGAGCATTGAGACGGTGGCGCAGCTCGCCGCCCTTCCGCAGGAAAAACTGGAAAAAGTTTTCGGGCAGTGGGGCACGGCCCTGCACCGCAAGGCCCGCGGCGGCGACGCCTACGAATTCGTGATCGACGCCGAGCCCAAGTCCATCTCCCAGAACCACACTTTCGGTGAAGACACCGGCGACGCCCAGGCGCTCGAAGGAATGCTCAGCCACCTCTCGCAGAAGGCCTGCAAGCGCCTGCGCGAGGCGGGCCTCGACGCGCGCACGCTCACCCTGACCATCCGCTACGCCGGCTTCGAAACGCACACGCGCTCGCGCACCCTGCCCGCGGCGGCCCGCCTCGATGCCGGCATCTTCCGCGTCTTCCTGGAGCTGTTCCGCGCCAATTGGGACCGCCGGAGAAAAATCCGCCTCCTCGGCGTCTCGCTCAGCGGCCTGGAACACGGCGTCCAGCAGCTCAATCTGCTGGACACCGAAGGCCAGGAAAAACTGGAGAAGCTCACACGCGCCGCCGACCGCCTGCGCGACCGCTTCGGCTTCGGCTCCGTGCGCTTTGGCGGCTCGCTCCCCCGCGACGGCTCCTGA